In a single window of the Arachis hypogaea cultivar Tifrunner chromosome 6, arahy.Tifrunner.gnm2.J5K5, whole genome shotgun sequence genome:
- the LOC140173615 gene encoding uncharacterized protein, whose translation MNEKKELLIIEKNKMSSESAKQDEVDDSLDAYMSGLSSQLGEAIKKRELKTQEPKSNKSQEVASNLKKKPQAKTQKISESCTKVDKKKPLVETQKTSDTCAKADNSIQEGKPGDATMDLDKSEPGSDKVEGENVVYTVPKPQWLGAVEDRVTDDNQQPIAPLHDTDESNQFVDYKDRNKILGSGDDAKTRESNIESAAPGLILRKRKQVEMTGANSNDVTQQSTFAPHKRGLYATDDVENQDEEKRKPKRVLGPEKPSFLNDQINDTWVPPQGQLGDGRTSLNDKYGY comes from the exons ATGAATGAGAAGAAAGAATTGCTTATAATTGAAAAGAATAAGATGTCATCAGAGTCTGCCAAACAAGATGAAGTTGATGATTCCCTTGATGCTTACATGTCTGGACTTTCATCCCAACTTG GCGAAGCTATCAAGAAAAGAGAGTTGAAAACACAAGAACCCAAATCAAACAAATCTCAAGAAGTTGCCTCTAACTTAAAAAAGAAACCACAAGCAAAAACCCAGAAAATCAGTGAATCTTGTACTAAGGTCGATAAGAAGAAACCACTTGTGGAAACCCAGAAAACCAGTGACACTTGTGCAAAGGCAGATAACTCCATACAAGAAGGGAAACCTGGAGATGCAACTATGGATTTGGACAAGTCAGAACCAGGAAGTGACAAAGTGGAGGGTGAGAATGTTGTATACACGGTTCCAAAGCCCCAGTGGCTTGGGGCTGTAGAGGACAGGGTTACAGATGATAACCAACAACCAATAGCCCCTTTGCATGATACGGACGAGTCCAACCAGTTCGTTGACTACAAGGACAGGAACAAAATTTTGGGTTCAGGTGATGATGCAAAGACTAGAGAATCTAATATTGAGTCTGCTGCTCCTGGTCTGATTTTAAGGAAAAGAAAACAAGTTGAGATGACGGGTGCAAATAGTAATGATGTCACTCAGCAATCGACTTTTGCTCCT CACAAAAGGGGGTTGTATGCAACTGATGATGTGGAAAACCAAGATGAGGAGAAGAGGAAGCCTAAAAGAGTGCTTGGGCCTGAGAAACCATCATTTTTGAACGATCAGATAAACGACACATGGGTTCCCCCTCAAG GACAATTAGGTGATGGACGAACTTCTTTGAATGACAAATATGGCTACTGA
- the LOC112698111 gene encoding DNA-directed RNA polymerase 2A-like, protein MANAAIDIEFSGEEPPESLFMKKLKRRGMTPTSLLEDYKQGNAGVDEEVVVNEQDRGLSRRNVVSTDVERSLKNPHNRRILFSSLLAIDWEERKFLINNLVLQMSFSCRVLHIMQKDAQEDPAIFSDTLHARRLVNQVDRKLVKQTMMTSVYGVMYIGAPKQIKRRLKERESGLDDDELFGTSCYAAKVTLTALEEMFQGARNIMKWLCDYAKVIASENQPVHWTTTLGLPVVQPYRKLRRHIVKTSLQMLTSQRETDKVSLTSCIDIWIIYFGGN, encoded by the exons ATGGCTAATGCTGCTATTGATATTGAATTTTCAGGAGAAGAACCTCCGGAATCATTGTTTATGAAGAAATTGAAGAGGAGGGGCATGACTCCTACATCATTGCTTGAGGATTACAAGCAGGGCAACGCTGGAGTTGACGAAGAGGTGGTTGTGAATGAACAAGATAGAGGTCTCTCGAGGAGAAATGTTGTCTCAACCGATGTAGAGAGAAGTCTGAAAAATCCTCATAACCGTCGCATTCTTTTTAGCTCTTTACTTG CCATTGACTG GGAAGAGAGGAAATTCCTAATAAACAACTTAGTCTTACAAATGTCATTTTCATGCAGAGTATTGCACATTATGCAAAAGGATGCTCAGGAAGATCCTGCAATATTTTCCGATACCCTACATGCAAGGAGACTAGTTAATCAG GTGGATAGAAAATTGGTTAAGCAGACAATGATGACATCAGTATATGGTGTCATGTACATTGGTGCGCCAAAGCAGATAAAGAGGAGGTTGAAAGAAAGAGAATCCGGTTTAGATGATGACGAACTCTTTGGCACTTCTTGTTATGCTGCAAAG GTCACCTTAACTGCCTTGGAGGAGATGTTTCAAGGTGCACGGAATATTATGAAATGGCTTTGTGACTATGCAAAA GTAATTGCATCTGAAAATCAGCCAGTCCACTGGACCACTACTCTTGGACTTCCTGTTGTGCAACCTTACCGGAAACTTAGAAGGCATATT GTCAAAACTTCACTTCAGATGTTGACATCGCAACGAGAAACAGATAAGGTAAGCTTAACATCATGTATAGATATTTGGATCATTTACTTCGGAGGCAATTAG